In Bacillota bacterium, the sequence AAATTCCGGTGTATCTTCCCCCAGGGCATCGTAAATGAGGATCTGATTGGGCGTATTGGTCAGGTGTTCATTGGCCCTAATTACATGGGTGATACCCATGGTGAGATCATCAACTACCACAGCGAAATTGTAAGTGGGAATGCCGTCGGACTTTATGATCACGAAATCACTGATATCGCTGGTATCAACACTTACCTCGCCGCGAATCAAGTCCTGGAAAACCACAGTCTTTTCTTTTGGGACCTTAAAACGTATCGTGGGTTTGAGTCCCTCGGCCAGCTTTTGCTCTACTTCCTGGGGCGCGAGGTGGCGGCAACGCCCGCTATAGCCAAAACTACCCTCGCCCTGTTGACGCTGGGCAGCCAATTCTTCTGCGGTGCAAAAACAATAGTATACATGTCCCCCCAGCCATAGACGGCCCAAATACTCTTTATAGATTTCCAGACGTTCGGTTTGGCGGTAGGGCCCGTTGGCGCCGCCAACTTCAAGCCCTTCATCCCACTCTAAACCCAACCAACGTAGGTTTTCGGCAATCGCCTGCTCCCACTTAACATCAGACCGCTCTAAGTCTGTATCCTCACTGCGGAGCAGCATCTTCCCGCCCTGCCGGCGCGCAAAAAGCCAGTTGAACAACACTGTGCGGGCGCCGCCGATATGCAGGGGTCCAGTGGGGCTGGGCGCAAATCTTACTCTGACTGTCATTTAGATTACCTCCTCACAGGCACCAGCGTGCACACACAATGGGCGGCAATTCCCTCCCTGCGCCCGGTAAACCCCAGGCCTTCGCTGGTAGTTGCCTTTATATTTATGTTTTCCTTAGCAATGCCAAGTATTTCCTGAAGCCTGTCCACCATTTCCGGAATAAACGGACTGAGTTTGGGTACTTGGGCAATAACTACGATGTCGACATTGCCAACTGCATAGCCTTTCGCCGTGACCTTGTCAACGACACTAGCTAAAAGCTTGCAACTGTCGACTCCGGCCCACCGAGCATCGCTGTCGGGGAAATGTTGCCCAATATCCCCCAGCGCCGCAGCGCCTAACAGAGCGTCCATCAAGGCGTGAACCAAAACGTCTGCATCGGAATGCCCCAATAAACCTTGGTGATGTGGCACTGCCACACCGCCAAGAATCAAGTCTCTGTCCTCAGCAAAGCGGTGAACATCAAAACCCGTACCAACCCGCATCTCTGTACCTCCAGACTCGATCCGTCGCAAATCCTCCGGGGTCGAGATTTTAAAATTCCCCGGCTCTCCCGCAACAACAGTCACCTGCTCCCCTAAAGCTTCCACCAGGGAAGCGTCATCAGTCGCGATTATCCCCCGTTGCTGGGCATTGAGATACGCGCGCCACAGCAGCTCCCGCCGGAATGCTTGCGGTGTCTGGACAGCCACAAGACGGTCGCGCTCAGGGGTAGCTTGGACCTTATCCCCGGCGAGGACTTTTATCGTGTCTGTCACGGGCACTCCAGGAATTGCGGCCCCGTGCTCGCTGGCGGCAAGAAGCACACGCTGAATTAAACTGTCGCTGGCAAACGGCCTGGCGCCATCATGGACCAATACCAAATCGCTATGTTCTGTATGTACAATACCGTTATATACTGACTGTTGCCGTGTAGCTCCGCCAGTTACAACCCGGCAGTTCAACCCAGCCGCCTCAGCTACCGCCGCTGCCCGCCCTTCTTCACCGGCGCGGGCAACAATCAATAAATCGTCAACGAAATCACTCAGGGATAACAAGCTGCGGGCCAACACAGGTTGACCCGCAATCTCAATAAACTGCTTATTCACAGAGGCGCCCATGCGCGTGCTTTTTCCGGCTGCAACAACAATTGCCGTAATCATAGCGTTACTCAGCCCGTTCTTTCCTGTTTTAGTTTTGCAAAAATCATCCGACCGGCGGCAGTCTGAAGAACACTGGTCACCAGGACGCCGATTTCCTGTCCAATATGGGACTTGCCACCGTCGACAACAATCATTGTGCCGTCGTCCAAGTAAGCGATGCCCTGACCGGATTCCTTGCCGTCCTTTATGATTTGGACATCCATTTCTTCACCCGGCAGAACAACCGGTTTTACTGCGTTGGCCAGTTCGTTGATATTTAATACCGGCACACCCTGAAGCTCGCAGACTTTATTCAGGTTGTAATCGTTGGTTACAACTTTCCCACCCATCCTTTGAGCGAGCTTTACAAGTCTGCTGTCAACTTCAAGTCCGTCATCCACATTATCATCCAAAACATTGACAGGCACTTTTAGTTCCTTTTGAATCCGGTTGAGTATATCCAAGCCCCGCCGACCCCGGTTGCGTTTCAGGGTGTCGGATGAGTCAGCGATATGCCTTAGCTCCTCAAGCACAAAATTGGGTATAACAATCTTGCCGTCGATAAATCCGGCATGAGTGATGTCGGCGATTCGACCATCTATTATAACACTGGTGTCGAGAATTTTTGGCATCGATGAATCTGCAGGGGCAACCCTTTCCCGGGGTGCCCGGGAAAACGCGGAGAAAATATCGTCCCGTTTTTTTACTGCCACAACCAGGCCCAGATAGGCCAACAGCAAATTACTGAGAATGGGCAAATAAGGACCAACCACCGGCACAACGCCAAATGGCTGAATTAACAGGGTGCCAACTGCCAAACCAATGATTACGCCCAACGTGCCGGCAACGATGTCCTGGCCGGGAACCAATGCCACGGCACGTTCCATTAGTCCGGCCAAGTTTACCACTGTGCTTGTCGCCCAGGGAGCGATAAGGAAACAGATAAGGCCGAATAAAAGTGCGCCCAGGACGATGGTTATATTCAGTTGAACATCGGGCAGAGGAGTAAGCGTGAATGCTGGAATTGCCGGCAGAGCGTTTACAAGAGAATAGCCTGCCAACAAACCGAAAAGTGTTAGGACTATGCGTACTATTTTTGCGAGCAATTTTTCACCTCCCAGCTGTCTGGCAACTATTATACACTAAACAGACTACCACTATTCAAGGGTCTGGGCAAGTAATTTTGAGGCCATTTCTTCATCGATTCCCTTTGCCAGGGCCACCTCGCTGAGCAAAATTTGCCGCGCTGTATCGAGCATTTTTCGCTCACAGGTAGACAGACCCTTTTCCCGCTCTCTGAGCATCAGGTTGCGGACCACTTCGGCAATGGCAAAAACATCACCGGATTTCATTTTGTCCAAATGGGCCCGGTAGCGACGGTTCCAATTAGCGGTGCTGAGGCTGCGCTTGATGCGAAGCTCCTCAAGGACCCGTTGCACTGTCTCGGCATCAATAACCTGACGCAAGCCGACATCGCCAACGTTTGCCACCGGAACCATCACTTTCATGTCGCCAATTGGCATCTTTAAGACATAGTACTGTTTGGTTTTGCCCAGGATTTCTCTGTTTTCAATTGCAACAATAGTGCCCGCACCATGCATCGGGTACACCACCTTGTCCCCAACCTTAAAAACGGACATGGCCAGCCCTCCCTTTGTGACATAACAATAGTTTAGCATAACGCAAAAGAGGTGTCAAAAAAGCTTATAGTAACATACAGCGGCTCTACTGTCAATAAAAAATTTGCCTGCTCCTCCACCGGACCCAGATTGACATTGCCAAACCAATATCGGTATAATCTATAATAATTACTTGTTAACGGGGTAATTCCGTGAAAGAGGTTGCTGATTGCACACGCTTCCAACAGAAAGTTGAAGAATTTTTGATTCGGCACCGCAGTATCCTAGATGTATTATCCAAATACCAGGAATCGAACGCCCGGGTTAACAGGTCTGTAATCAAGGCGGTCACAAATTGCGGCTTTCTGAAGATCAGAGCTGAGCGACAACCATTTTCGCCCGAGCTAAGCCTGGTGGAAATCAGTGAGCACACCCGCACCCATGTTGAAGGAGCTCTCTGCGAGTACTGCCGGGAAGTCGTGGAAACAGAATTGGGCAACAATCTCTTTTATCTGGAGGCGCTTTGTAATTTACTTGATTCCGACCTGTTGGCGATTCTGGAACGGGAGTATGACAAAGTTTCAACCCTGGGCAAGTTCAATCTGTCCTGACAAAAAGCCGCAGCGTTTATGCTGCGGCTTTTTTAGTCTGCCAGCACAGGCAGAGCTTCAGTTTGCAAAAATACGGCCAGCACTTCGCCCGATTCTTCCCACGCTGTGGCAGCCTCCACACCGATATAGCGGTAATGCCAGGGCTCATATATATAGCCGCTAACATCCTCACTGCCTTCAGGGTAGCTGAGGGCAAAACCAAACCGGTGGGCATTAGCCAGCAACCACTGCCCGGGCTCAGTATCAGCGAAACCAGCGCTGAAATCCCTGTCGGTGCCACCAAAATCGACGGCTGTGCCCAATTGGTGCTCCGACTGCCCCGGGCGGGCACTAAACCGATTGGCCGCTTCCTCGCCATGCTGACGGGCATAGTTGGTAAACAAGTTCACCTGGGTCTGATAAGATCGATATGCGGAGTTCACCAGCAGAGTGACACCATCTACCTGCGCAGCTTCCCACATCTGCTCCAAATGTTCTAGAACCTCCATTCGCACTTGACGATTGGCACTGGGGTTTTGTTTCATGCGGCTGGGGATGTCCACTAAATCACCGGGAACAAACTGACCAAGACTGGTGGTTTTTAAAACTGGAACAAAGAGATTGTTGCCGTCGTATACCGGATCCCCCTGGTAACTGAAGCGAGCGACAATTTTTTTGTCCTCCGCAGCTGCAAACTCAAATTCAGACTCTGCACCCAATACTTCACCGGCAGACTCCCACTGCAGAAAATCGTAACCGGCAGCAGGCTGGGCCTTGAGTTTTACAAAATCCCCATATGCATAGTCGCCAGCGCCGGAAACGGTTCCAACGTAAGGAGCAATCTCGAGATCTATGACAAATTGTCTGGGATCGAAACGGGCGACAAGCTCTCGATCGGACCCAGCTGTAAACTCGACAACTGATTGCTCTGAGAACAACTGTTCATCTTCATACCAGCCGGCGAACTCATAACCGGGTTCTGGTTCCGCACTTAGCCCGACCAAACTTCCATCTTTATAGACTCCGGCGCCGGAAACGGAGCCATTGCCATCAACTGCAACGGCGACATCATATTGCGGACCAGTCTCTGCACAGCCAGCGCTTGCAAGTAATAGCACCAGAGTCAAGGCTAGCAAAGTTTTCATATGGCTCCCCCTTGTCTGCGACGTCTATAGTACTGCCAATAGTCCACAAGATAATTTTTTATCCCAACCAAAACGTAGATTACTATGGGAAACATGAAAAATGCAGAAGCATGCCATTTAAACAAAATAACTACAGCGATTAAGACTGCCACAATTGCCAACACCACCGGCCGTGACACACCCGCAGTCTTGAAATCTGGATACTTGATGGTGCAGACCATCAACCAGGCCAAAAACAGGGTCAATACAGCAATAATCCACCCGGGTATATACGCTGCATACATCATTGTTAAAGCCAGAAACCCTCCGGTAAGCGTTATTGGCAAGCCGATAAAATAACCGTCTGCCTTACCGCTGCTCACATTGAACCGGGCGAGACGCAAAGCGCCCATCAGCGTAAAACTGAAAGCGATGATCAGCCCCAGGTATCCAAACTGGGAAAGGCTGACAGCGTATGCTAACAGGGCCGGAGCAACACCAAAGGTTACCAAGTCAGAGAGAGAATCCAACTGTTTGCCAAATTCGCTGCTAACTCCCAGAAACCGCGCCAGGCGGCCATCAAATCCATCAAAGAGCATTCCGGCTACAATGTAGACGCCAGCCCAGTCCCATTGCTCGTTGAGCAGCATCACCAGAGCAACGAGTCCAAAGACCAAGTTCGCCAACGTACACAAACTGGGGAGAATCTTTTTTAGGAGATGCATCAGTCAACTCTCTCCCCAATAATGGTGCAACCGGCTATCACTTTATCTCCCACTTTAACCAACGGGGAAACATTGCCCGGAAATATTATCTGGGTACAGGAACTGAACTTTATCATACCAATTTTTTCGCCCTGGGCGACGGCTTGTCCGCCCTGAACCCAGCTAACCACCCGGCGGGCCACAATCCCGGCAATTTGCACGATTTTCACCGGCAAATCCCCTTGGACTGTAATCAGGTTTTTTTCGTTGTACAACGGAGCGCCCGGGTTCATTGCCGGCAAAAACCGACCAGGTCGATGCACGCTTTCCACTACCTCGCCCGCCACGGGACTGCGATTGACATGGACATTCAGGGGGGACATAAATATGCTTACCTCCCAGGCGTCATCTCCAACAAATTGGCAATTGGTTCGACTGACTTTTGTTACGGTTCCATCAGCCGGCGCCAACACAGCTTCGGCTCTCTTTAGCGGCTGCCGCACAGGATCGCGAAAAAAATACAATACGAAAATAAGTGCTCCCAAGGGGACGACAACCAGCCAGGTTTGCAACAAGCCGGCGATTAACAATAACAAAATACAGCATATAACATACCACTTGCCTTCACGAAATGCCAAACCCACTCTGTTACCTCCTTATATAAACCGCTGCCGGTCAATAATCATTTGTTGTTGCAGCCGCCGAAGCCCTTCCTTGATGGTCCGGGCCCTTGCCTCGCCAATCCCCTCAACCTCGTCAAGCTCTTCCAGGGAGGCGGCAACTATGCTT encodes:
- a CDS encoding 2-C-methyl-D-erythritol 2,4-cyclodiphosphate synthase translates to MITAIVVAAGKSTRMGASVNKQFIEIAGQPVLARSLLSLSDFVDDLLIVARAGEEGRAAAVAEAAGLNCRVVTGGATRQQSVYNGIVHTEHSDLVLVHDGARPFASDSLIQRVLLAASEHGAAIPGVPVTDTIKVLAGDKVQATPERDRLVAVQTPQAFRRELLWRAYLNAQQRGIIATDDASLVEALGEQVTVVAGEPGNFKISTPEDLRRIESGGTEMRVGTGFDVHRFAEDRDLILGGVAVPHHQGLLGHSDADVLVHALMDALLGAAALGDIGQHFPDSDARWAGVDSCKLLASVVDKVTAKGYAVGNVDIVVIAQVPKLSPFIPEMVDRLQEILGIAKENINIKATTSEGLGFTGRREGIAAHCVCTLVPVRR
- a CDS encoding PIN/TRAM domain-containing protein, whose protein sequence is MLAKIVRIVLTLFGLLAGYSLVNALPAIPAFTLTPLPDVQLNITIVLGALLFGLICFLIAPWATSTVVNLAGLMERAVALVPGQDIVAGTLGVIIGLAVGTLLIQPFGVVPVVGPYLPILSNLLLAYLGLVVAVKKRDDIFSAFSRAPRERVAPADSSMPKILDTSVIIDGRIADITHAGFIDGKIVIPNFVLEELRHIADSSDTLKRNRGRRGLDILNRIQKELKVPVNVLDDNVDDGLEVDSRLVKLAQRMGGKVVTNDYNLNKVCELQGVPVLNINELANAVKPVVLPGEEMDVQIIKDGKESGQGIAYLDDGTMIVVDGGKSHIGQEIGVLVTSVLQTAAGRMIFAKLKQERTG
- a CDS encoding CarD family transcriptional regulator; this translates as MSVFKVGDKVVYPMHGAGTIVAIENREILGKTKQYYVLKMPIGDMKVMVPVANVGDVGLRQVIDAETVQRVLEELRIKRSLSTANWNRRYRAHLDKMKSGDVFAIAEVVRNLMLREREKGLSTCERKMLDTARQILLSEVALAKGIDEEMASKLLAQTLE
- a CDS encoding DUF1573 domain-containing protein; translation: MKEVADCTRFQQKVEEFLIRHRSILDVLSKYQESNARVNRSVIKAVTNCGFLKIRAERQPFSPELSLVEISEHTRTHVEGALCEYCREVVETELGNNLFYLEALCNLLDSDLLAILEREYDKVSTLGKFNLS
- the pssA gene encoding CDP-diacylglycerol--serine O-phosphatidyltransferase; the encoded protein is MHLLKKILPSLCTLANLVFGLVALVMLLNEQWDWAGVYIVAGMLFDGFDGRLARFLGVSSEFGKQLDSLSDLVTFGVAPALLAYAVSLSQFGYLGLIIAFSFTLMGALRLARFNVSSGKADGYFIGLPITLTGGFLALTMMYAAYIPGWIIAVLTLFLAWLMVCTIKYPDFKTAGVSRPVVLAIVAVLIAVVILFKWHASAFFMFPIVIYVLVGIKNYLVDYWQYYRRRRQGGAI
- a CDS encoding phosphatidylserine decarboxylase — its product is MGLAFREGKWYVICCILLLLIAGLLQTWLVVVPLGALIFVLYFFRDPVRQPLKRAEAVLAPADGTVTKVSRTNCQFVGDDAWEVSIFMSPLNVHVNRSPVAGEVVESVHRPGRFLPAMNPGAPLYNEKNLITVQGDLPVKIVQIAGIVARRVVSWVQGGQAVAQGEKIGMIKFSSCTQIIFPGNVSPLVKVGDKVIAGCTIIGERVD